Proteins from a genomic interval of Sphingopyxis sp. QXT-31:
- the rplU gene encoding 50S ribosomal protein L21 yields the protein MFAIVRTGGKQYRVAAGDKIAVEKIAGEAGDTVSLGDILLAGDGGEVKSAEGLVVSAEIIAQTRGEKVIVFKKRRRHNYRRRNGHRQSLTLLRILAVGEAKKAAPKKEAAPKEEAAPATEAKAAPAAEAPKKEAAPKKAAAPKKEAAPKAEAAEKKPAAKKAAPKKEA from the coding sequence ATGTTCGCAATCGTGCGCACGGGCGGCAAGCAGTATCGCGTCGCCGCTGGAGACAAGATCGCCGTCGAGAAGATCGCCGGTGAAGCTGGCGACACCGTGTCGCTGGGCGACATCCTGCTGGCCGGTGACGGCGGCGAAGTGAAGAGCGCCGAAGGCCTCGTCGTTTCGGCCGAGATCATCGCCCAGACGCGCGGCGAAAAGGTCATCGTCTTCAAGAAGCGCCGCCGGCACAACTACCGTCGCCGCAACGGTCACCGCCAGTCGCTGACGCTGCTGCGCATCCTCGCCGTCGGCGAAGCCAAGAAGGCCGCGCCGAAGAAGGAAGCCGCGCCGAAGGAAGAGGCTGCTCCGGCAACCGAAGCCAAGGCCGCTCCCGCCGCGGAAGCTCCCAAGAAGGAAGCCGCGCCCAAGAAGGCTGCTGCTCCCAAGAAGGAAGCCGCTCCCAAGGCCGAAGCCGCCGAAAAGAAGCCCGCTGCCAAGAAGGCAGCCCCCAAGAAGGAAGCCTGA
- the pspA gene encoding phage shock protein PspA translates to MGIFSRTRDIIAANVTDLLDRAEDPEKMIRQIIFEMNETLVEVRASAARTIADQKEMRRHIAKLESLQDSWKEKAELALSKDREDLATAALVEKQKAGDMAERLKSEIAVLDEALAGYEADIAKLQKKLSEARARQSSVVNRLESAENRYKLREMTNGDRVEDAFSRFEILERRVDEAEGRADALGLGYKKSLDEEIAELQAADKVADELAALKAAQGKN, encoded by the coding sequence ATGGGTATTTTTTCACGCACCCGCGACATCATCGCCGCCAACGTCACCGACCTGCTCGACCGCGCCGAGGATCCCGAAAAGATGATCCGCCAGATCATCTTCGAGATGAACGAGACGCTGGTCGAAGTTCGCGCTTCCGCCGCCCGCACCATCGCGGACCAGAAGGAAATGCGCCGCCACATCGCCAAGCTCGAAAGCCTGCAGGACAGCTGGAAGGAAAAGGCCGAACTCGCGCTGTCGAAGGACCGCGAAGACCTCGCCACCGCCGCGCTCGTCGAAAAGCAGAAGGCCGGCGACATGGCCGAACGGCTGAAGAGCGAGATCGCGGTCCTCGACGAGGCGCTCGCGGGTTATGAAGCCGATATCGCCAAGCTGCAGAAGAAGCTCAGCGAAGCGCGCGCGCGCCAGTCGAGCGTCGTCAACCGCCTCGAAAGCGCCGAGAATCGCTACAAGCTGCGCGAGATGACCAACGGCGACCGCGTCGAAGATGCCTTCTCGCGTTTCGAGATACTCGAGCGCCGCGTCGACGAGGCCGAAGGCCGTGCCGATGCGCTCGGCCTGGGCTACAAGAAGTCGCTCGACGAGGAGATCGCCGAGCTGCAGGCCGCCGACAAGGTCGCCGACGAACTCGCCGCGCTGAAGGCCGCGCAGGGCAAGAACTAA
- a CDS encoding GNAT family N-acetyltransferase: MFARTERLLLRPGWIEDAPALAQAIGEESVVRNLATAPWPYHEAQAMEFLAKPINPAEPRFLIFSRTGGAPRLVGGCGISPAPEGGLEMGYWIARPYWGLGFATEAGRQLVRIARAMQLPRLAAGHFLDNPASGAVLRKLGFKPTGAVAKRYSLARGGEADCALFEEGDADDGAVTPMRDRIGVDEDFRQELRLLAA, translated from the coding sequence ATGTTCGCGCGTACCGAAAGACTGTTGCTGCGGCCCGGCTGGATCGAGGACGCCCCCGCGCTGGCGCAGGCGATCGGCGAGGAAAGCGTGGTGCGCAACCTCGCGACCGCGCCCTGGCCCTATCATGAGGCGCAGGCGATGGAGTTTCTCGCCAAGCCGATCAACCCCGCCGAGCCGCGCTTCCTGATCTTCAGCCGCACCGGCGGCGCGCCGCGCCTCGTCGGCGGTTGCGGCATTTCGCCCGCCCCCGAAGGCGGCCTCGAAATGGGTTACTGGATCGCGCGTCCCTATTGGGGGCTGGGCTTCGCGACGGAGGCCGGGCGCCAGCTGGTGCGCATCGCACGCGCGATGCAACTGCCCCGGCTCGCCGCGGGCCATTTCCTCGACAACCCCGCCTCGGGCGCGGTGCTGCGCAAGCTCGGCTTCAAGCCCACCGGGGCGGTCGCAAAGCGCTATAGTCTGGCGCGCGGCGGCGAAGCCGATTGTGCGCTGTTCGAGGAAGGTGACGCCGACGACGGCGCCGTCACCCCGATGCGTGATCGCATCGGGGTGGACGAGGATTTTCGTCAGGAGCTGCGGCTGCTGGCGGCGTAA
- the pspB gene encoding envelope stress response membrane protein PspB, which translates to MEEVIIVPIVIGTLFLGLPWLILHYVTKWKQAKTLTGEDEQLLDELYDTARRLENRLHTVERIISADHPDFRPAVRSDEDLAQLEMTRRN; encoded by the coding sequence ATGGAAGAAGTGATCATTGTCCCGATCGTTATCGGCACGCTCTTCCTCGGTCTGCCCTGGCTGATCCTCCACTATGTCACCAAGTGGAAGCAGGCCAAGACGCTGACCGGAGAAGATGAGCAGCTGCTCGACGAACTCTACGACACCGCCCGCCGGCTCGAGAACCGGCTCCACACCGTCGAACGCATCATCAGCGCCGACCATCCCGATTTCCGCCCCGCGGTTCGCAGCGATGAAGATCTGGCGCAGCTCGAAATGACCAGGAGGAACTGA
- the pspF gene encoding phage shock protein operon transcriptional activator produces MERETQFIGQSAAFQDAVERASLAASLDRPVLIIGERGTGKELIAERLHRLSTRWDRPYVIMNCAAMPETLIESELFGHEAGAFTGATRTRAGRFEEADGGTLFLDELATMSMGAQERLLRAVEYGEVTRVGSSRPIRVDVRIVAATNEHLPALVDDNRFRADLLDRLSFEVITLPPLRAREGDIEVLAEYFGTRMAAVLGWDEWPGFGPRALAAMEGHDWPGNVRELRNVIERGIYRWADPSKPVDALSFDPFASPWQPAVRKPTAMTEAAKLPAGTPAEAPTPAAPPSGAVTDLRATVDAYEKQILADTMARCRFNQKIAAEALGLSYDQIRHALKKHGLN; encoded by the coding sequence ATGGAGCGCGAAACGCAATTTATCGGCCAGTCGGCGGCCTTCCAGGATGCGGTCGAACGCGCCAGCCTCGCGGCGTCGCTCGACCGGCCGGTCCTGATCATCGGAGAGCGCGGCACGGGCAAGGAGCTGATCGCCGAGCGCCTGCACCGGCTGTCGACGCGCTGGGACCGCCCCTATGTGATCATGAACTGCGCCGCGATGCCCGAGACGCTGATCGAGAGCGAGCTGTTCGGGCACGAGGCGGGCGCCTTCACCGGCGCGACGCGGACGCGTGCGGGACGCTTCGAAGAGGCCGACGGCGGCACGCTCTTCCTCGACGAGCTGGCGACGATGTCGATGGGCGCGCAGGAGCGGCTGCTGCGCGCGGTCGAATATGGCGAGGTCACCCGCGTCGGCTCGTCGCGCCCGATCCGCGTCGACGTGCGCATCGTCGCGGCGACCAACGAACATCTGCCCGCGCTGGTCGACGACAATCGGTTCCGCGCCGACTTGCTCGACCGGCTGTCGTTCGAGGTCATCACCCTGCCCCCGCTGCGCGCGCGCGAGGGCGATATCGAGGTGCTGGCCGAATATTTCGGGACGCGCATGGCGGCGGTGCTCGGCTGGGACGAATGGCCGGGCTTCGGCCCGCGCGCGCTTGCGGCGATGGAGGGGCACGACTGGCCCGGCAATGTCCGCGAGCTCCGCAATGTGATCGAGCGCGGCATCTATCGCTGGGCCGACCCGTCGAAGCCCGTCGATGCGCTGAGCTTCGATCCCTTCGCGAGTCCCTGGCAGCCGGCGGTGCGCAAGCCCACCGCCATGACCGAAGCGGCCAAACTGCCCGCGGGCACGCCTGCCGAAGCGCCCACGCCCGCCGCGCCGCCGTCGGGGGCGGTGACCGACCTCCGCGCGACGGTCGATGCCTATGAAAAGCAGATCTTGGCCGACACCATGGCGCGCTGCCGCTTCAACCAGAAGATCGCCGCCGAAGCGCTGGGACTGAGCTACGACCAGATCCGCCATGCGCTCAAGAAGCATGGGCTGAATTGA
- the rpmA gene encoding 50S ribosomal protein L27, which produces MAHKKAGGSSRNGRDSAGRRLGVKKFGGQEVIGGNIIVRQRGTKVYPGVNVGIGKDHTLFATADGRVRFHDGKLGRKYVSVDMMAEAAE; this is translated from the coding sequence ATGGCACATAAGAAAGCAGGCGGTTCTTCGCGCAACGGTCGCGACTCAGCCGGCCGCCGCCTTGGCGTGAAGAAGTTCGGCGGTCAGGAAGTGATCGGCGGCAACATCATCGTGCGCCAGCGCGGGACCAAGGTGTACCCGGGCGTCAACGTCGGCATCGGCAAGGATCACACCCTGTTCGCCACCGCCGACGGCCGCGTGCGATTCCACGACGGCAAGCTCGGCCGTAAATATGTCTCGGTCGACATGATGGCCGAAGCCGCCGAATAA